A single region of the Syntrophotaleaceae bacterium genome encodes:
- the dxs gene encoding 1-deoxy-D-xylulose-5-phosphate synthase: MSILQTLQSPRQLKELSVADLEILAEEIRARIIETVSRTGGHLASSLGVVELTIALHRVLDAPEDKIVWDVGHQAYAHKLLTGRLDRFHTLRQLGGISGFPKRAESPYDAFDVGHSSTSISAALGMAAARDCKGGTEKVVAVIGDGSLTGGLAFEGLNQAGDLKKNLIVILNDNEMSISPNVGAISSLINRKLTSELAVRLKKEAENFLNHVPRVGKDLLKVARRAEEALKGFFTPGMLFEALGFDYVGPLGGHRIGRLIESLENVVHLEGPVLVHVVTRKGKGYQPAEKQPSLFHGVGPFDGQTGEVKGDKGGIATYTGVFGRTLTELAERDERIIAITAAMEEGTGLGEFSRRFPERFFDVGIAEQHAVTFAAGLASQGLKPVVALYSTFLQRAYDNILHDVALQNLPVTFAIDRGGLVGADGPTHHGTFDFSFLRHIPNMTIMAPRDEAELRRAVVTAPLVEGPFAYRYPRGRGIGTTLEDAPEPLPIGRGEKLRDGREGVIFTLGTTCHDALKAAELLAAEGLSLSVVDARFLKPLDEDLLVNEARCHGAVITVEENVLQGGFGSAVLELFNIHGLSPRLLRIGLPDGFVEQGTQQELRVRCGLDAAGIAARIRPFLLSAAKVVSTFSS, from the coding sequence ATGAGTATTCTGCAGACCCTGCAATCCCCGAGGCAGCTCAAGGAACTGAGCGTGGCCGATCTGGAGATCCTTGCAGAGGAGATTCGTGCCAGGATCATTGAAACCGTCTCCCGAACCGGGGGCCACCTGGCCAGCTCCCTTGGTGTCGTCGAGCTGACCATCGCCCTGCATCGCGTTCTGGATGCCCCTGAGGACAAGATCGTCTGGGACGTCGGTCATCAGGCCTATGCCCACAAGTTGCTGACCGGTCGTCTGGACCGTTTTCATACACTCAGGCAGCTGGGTGGAATCAGCGGATTTCCCAAACGGGCGGAAAGCCCTTATGATGCTTTCGACGTGGGGCATTCCAGTACTTCCATTTCCGCGGCCCTCGGGATGGCGGCCGCGCGGGACTGCAAAGGCGGGACCGAAAAGGTGGTGGCCGTTATCGGCGATGGTTCCCTGACCGGAGGGCTGGCTTTCGAGGGACTCAACCAGGCCGGTGACCTGAAGAAGAACCTCATTGTCATTCTTAATGACAACGAGATGTCCATATCCCCGAATGTCGGAGCTATCAGTTCGCTCATCAACCGGAAATTGACCTCCGAGCTGGCGGTTCGGTTGAAAAAGGAGGCGGAAAATTTTCTCAATCATGTGCCCCGGGTCGGCAAGGATCTGCTCAAGGTAGCCCGCAGGGCCGAAGAGGCCTTGAAGGGCTTTTTCACCCCCGGCATGCTGTTCGAGGCTTTGGGTTTCGATTATGTCGGCCCTCTCGGAGGGCACCGGATCGGCCGCCTCATCGAATCCCTGGAAAACGTGGTCCATCTCGAAGGCCCCGTTCTGGTCCATGTCGTCACCCGAAAGGGGAAGGGCTATCAGCCGGCCGAAAAGCAGCCCTCCCTGTTCCATGGCGTCGGACCCTTTGACGGGCAGACCGGTGAAGTGAAGGGAGACAAAGGGGGGATCGCCACCTATACCGGTGTGTTCGGCAGGACGCTGACGGAGCTCGCCGAAAGGGACGAACGGATCATCGCCATTACCGCTGCCATGGAAGAAGGCACCGGGCTGGGTGAATTCTCCCGGCGTTTTCCTGAACGCTTTTTCGATGTCGGCATCGCCGAACAGCATGCGGTCACCTTTGCTGCGGGGCTTGCCAGTCAGGGTTTGAAACCGGTTGTCGCTCTCTACTCCACGTTTTTGCAGCGGGCTTACGACAATATCCTGCACGACGTGGCCCTGCAGAACCTGCCTGTCACATTTGCCATCGATCGCGGGGGTCTTGTGGGCGCCGACGGCCCCACGCACCACGGGACCTTCGACTTCTCGTTTCTGCGTCACATACCGAACATGACCATTATGGCGCCCCGGGATGAAGCCGAGCTGCGGCGTGCCGTGGTGACCGCTCCGCTGGTCGAAGGGCCTTTCGCTTACCGTTATCCTCGGGGCAGGGGGATAGGAACGACTCTCGAGGATGCTCCCGAACCCTTGCCCATCGGCCGGGGAGAGAAACTGCGCGACGGTCGGGAGGGGGTTATTTTCACCCTCGGCACCACCTGCCATGATGCCCTTAAAGCCGCTGAACTCCTCGCTGCGGAAGGCCTTTCCCTGTCGGTGGTCGATGCCCGTTTCCTGAAGCCGCTCGACGAGGATCTGCTGGTGAACGAAGCCCGCTGCCACGGCGCGGTCATTACAGTGGAAGAAAATGTACTGCAGGGAGGTTTCGGTTCCGCGGTTCTCGAGCTTTTCAATATCCACGGCCTGTCGCCCAGACTTCTGAGGATCGGATTGCCGGATGGTTTCGTCGAACAGGGCACCCAGCAGGAACTGCGTGTCCGATGCGGTCTGGATGCAGCGGGAATCGCTGCTCGGATTCGCCCCTTTCTGCTCTCGGCAGCGAAGGTCGTCAGTACTTTTTCTTCTTGA
- the xseB gene encoding exodeoxyribonuclease VII small subunit, whose protein sequence is MNKDSTFEKDLRSLETVVEQLESGELSLEEALSCFEEGVRCAARCQEQLKAVETKIEVLLKQHNGSLVVENFRE, encoded by the coding sequence ATGAACAAAGATTCAACTTTTGAAAAAGATCTGCGATCCCTGGAAACTGTGGTTGAGCAACTGGAAAGCGGAGAACTTTCGCTGGAAGAGGCTTTGAGCTGTTTTGAGGAGGGGGTGCGCTGTGCAGCCCGCTGTCAGGAACAGCTGAAAGCCGTCGAGACCAAGATCGAAGTGCTGCTCAAGCAGCACAACGGTTCATTGGTCGTGGAAAATTTTCGGGAATAA
- the bioF gene encoding 8-amino-7-oxononanoate synthase: MEKWRSNLQELSDRGMLRSLRLVEGSQGPRIRVDGQDVLLLCSNNYLGLAGHPAVIAAARRGMERLGAGSGGSRLISGSMESHRRLEERLAAFKGTSRALLFNSGYAANIGVLQGLFGPDDTIFSDQLNHASIIDGCRLSRARTLVYPHGNLSSLEELMRREQALRSKGRWLIVTDGVFSMDGDLAPLHGLVELKRRFDALLMVDDAHGTGVLGSAGRGTAEFLGCAGDVDLHMGTLGKALGGFGAFLAGPDPAIDTLINHARSFIFSTSLPPAVPEAALAALDIVESDEGAALRKSLKQNRQHFVARLLEGGLAVPDNPAPIVPIVIGDPEPTMAASARLFQQGIFVQGIRPPTVPGGSSRLRATLMANHAIEDLDRAAGLIVQELRG; this comes from the coding sequence ATGGAAAAATGGCGCAGCAACCTCCAGGAACTCTCCGATCGAGGCATGCTTCGTTCCCTCCGCCTGGTGGAAGGATCCCAGGGACCGCGCATCCGGGTGGACGGGCAGGACGTGCTCCTGCTGTGCAGCAATAACTATCTCGGACTGGCGGGGCATCCTGCAGTCATCGCGGCGGCCCGGCGAGGAATGGAGCGCCTCGGCGCCGGCAGCGGCGGAAGCAGGCTCATTTCCGGATCCATGGAGAGTCACCGGCGCCTGGAGGAACGGCTGGCCGCCTTCAAGGGCACCAGCCGGGCCCTGCTGTTCAACTCCGGATATGCCGCAAATATCGGAGTTCTACAGGGTCTTTTCGGCCCGGATGATACCATTTTTTCCGATCAGCTGAATCACGCCTCGATTATCGACGGTTGCCGCCTCAGCCGGGCCAGGACTTTGGTCTATCCCCATGGCAATCTCTCGAGTCTCGAGGAGCTTATGAGAAGGGAACAGGCTTTGCGCAGCAAAGGGCGCTGGCTGATCGTGACCGATGGCGTTTTCAGCATGGACGGGGATCTGGCGCCGCTCCACGGATTGGTTGAGCTCAAAAGGCGATTCGATGCCCTGCTGATGGTGGACGACGCCCACGGAACAGGCGTGCTGGGCTCCGCCGGAAGAGGAACCGCCGAATTCTTGGGCTGTGCCGGGGACGTCGATCTCCACATGGGAACCCTTGGAAAGGCTTTGGGCGGCTTCGGTGCCTTTCTCGCAGGCCCTGATCCGGCCATCGATACCCTGATCAACCATGCCCGATCCTTCATCTTCTCCACCAGCCTGCCACCGGCGGTCCCGGAAGCGGCCCTGGCCGCCCTGGATATCGTCGAATCGGACGAAGGAGCGGCATTGAGAAAATCGCTGAAACAGAACCGGCAGCATTTCGTCGCCCGCCTCCTTGAGGGCGGCCTGGCTGTGCCGGACAATCCCGCTCCCATCGTCCCGATCGTCATTGGAGATCCGGAGCCGACCATGGCGGCCAGTGCCCGGCTGTTTCAGCAGGGTATTTTCGTTCAGGGCATTCGCCCGCCCACGGTTCCTGGCGGCAGCAGCAGGTTGCGGGCCACTTTGATGGCCAACCATGCCATTGAGGATCTCGACCGGGCCGCCGGGCTGATCGTGCAGGAGCTCAGGGGATGA
- a CDS encoding 6-carboxyhexanoate--CoA ligase produces MLVLLAMDKSLYSLRMRASRSGGHLSGAERLAPTCDLERLAAAMVNRALNHSRGRAENIHLTIESLDAATVRYAQLPDLLTFSVDDWRQGRTAAGKLLVEAGVSLMAAERAMAWMAEGCAPDGRSMRGAMLIDALTGQRLEEDPFRGVRVGRMDLTAEAEESLRAGLRRLELDNLHVREALVLAGKVALAPEVMAELCWSDDPDYNAGYVAAASLGYVRFPHLKPMGEERGGRAFFIAPGADIPSLLTFLEKAPVLFEQVGVLRDPVPWKG; encoded by the coding sequence ATGCTAGTTTTGCTGGCCATGGATAAATCCCTGTACAGTCTGCGCATGCGTGCCTCTCGCAGCGGAGGGCATCTCAGCGGCGCCGAACGACTGGCGCCGACTTGTGATCTCGAGCGCCTGGCAGCTGCCATGGTCAACCGGGCCCTGAATCATTCCCGAGGCCGTGCGGAAAACATTCATTTGACCATAGAAAGTCTCGATGCCGCCACTGTCCGGTACGCGCAGCTCCCTGATCTGCTGACCTTCTCCGTCGATGACTGGCGGCAAGGCCGAACCGCAGCCGGGAAACTGCTGGTTGAAGCAGGCGTTTCCCTAATGGCTGCAGAAAGGGCCATGGCCTGGATGGCCGAGGGGTGTGCTCCCGACGGCCGGAGCATGCGGGGAGCGATGCTGATCGATGCCCTGACCGGTCAGCGTCTCGAGGAAGACCCTTTCCGGGGCGTCCGGGTCGGCCGTATGGATTTGACCGCCGAGGCCGAAGAATCGCTCCGCGCCGGCCTTCGCCGACTGGAACTGGATAATTTGCACGTGCGGGAAGCCCTGGTCCTGGCTGGAAAGGTCGCTCTTGCACCCGAGGTGATGGCAGAACTCTGCTGGTCGGATGACCCCGACTATAACGCCGGCTATGTGGCTGCCGCCAGTCTTGGCTATGTCCGCTTTCCTCATCTCAAGCCGATGGGCGAGGAGCGGGGAGGGCGGGCCTTTTTTATCGCCCCGGGAGCGGATATCCCCTCTTTGCTGACTTTTTTGGAAAAGGCCCCGGTGCTTTTTGAACAGGTCGGAGTATTACGGGACCCCGTCCCCTGGAAAGGGTAA
- the xseA gene encoding exodeoxyribonuclease VII large subunit produces MSIKTPDVSGTEVLSVSRLVFLLRDVVEENFLEVVVCGEVANFATPSSGHYYFSLKDERAQLRAVMFRMQNRLLGFRPENGMCVICRGRLSVYSQRGEIQLLVDHLEPVGAGSLQVALEQLKKRLAAEGLFDTARKRPLPDFPRTIGIVTSPTGAAIHDILNVLRRRGAGLRILLRPVKVQGEGAAIEIAEGIGDLNRHGQADVLIVGRGGGSMEDLWAFNEEPVARAIFASAIPVISAVGHEVDVTIADLVADLRAPTPSAAAELVVKERRALESHLDHLVLRLSGQMRSRLQLLQERMKGLVYRLRAPIRDLELQGRRVEDLQRRASMAMRGRLDTAASRLRFCCGRLESLSPLRTLARGYAIVRPETGGLPVSDADRLKKGDRLAISFARGRALAVVEEVNRTGFPGKGLTDAGPDADNS; encoded by the coding sequence ATGTCAATAAAAACCCCCGACGTGTCCGGTACCGAGGTGCTGAGTGTTTCGCGCCTGGTTTTTCTGCTGCGGGATGTGGTCGAGGAAAACTTTCTCGAGGTGGTGGTCTGCGGGGAAGTGGCCAATTTCGCCACCCCCTCCTCCGGCCACTACTATTTTTCTCTGAAGGATGAACGTGCCCAGTTGCGGGCCGTCATGTTCCGTATGCAGAACCGTCTGCTCGGATTTCGACCGGAAAACGGCATGTGCGTCATCTGCCGGGGGCGCCTTTCTGTCTACTCGCAGCGGGGGGAAATCCAGTTGCTGGTCGATCATCTGGAACCCGTGGGGGCGGGGAGTCTCCAGGTCGCCCTGGAGCAGCTGAAAAAGCGGCTGGCCGCCGAGGGCCTTTTCGATACGGCTCGAAAACGTCCTCTGCCGGATTTTCCCAGGACCATCGGGATCGTCACCTCGCCTACCGGAGCGGCTATTCACGATATCCTCAATGTGCTGCGACGGCGCGGCGCCGGCCTGAGGATCCTGCTGCGTCCGGTGAAGGTGCAGGGGGAGGGCGCCGCTATCGAAATTGCTGAAGGGATCGGCGATCTCAATCGTCATGGGCAGGCCGACGTGCTGATTGTTGGACGGGGTGGTGGCTCCATGGAGGATTTGTGGGCTTTCAACGAGGAGCCTGTCGCCCGGGCCATTTTCGCCTCGGCCATCCCGGTGATTTCCGCGGTCGGTCACGAAGTCGACGTTACCATTGCAGATCTGGTGGCCGACCTGCGCGCCCCCACCCCGAGTGCGGCGGCCGAGCTGGTGGTCAAGGAGCGGCGCGCACTTGAAAGTCATCTGGATCATCTCGTCCTGCGTCTTTCCGGACAGATGCGGTCCCGTCTGCAACTGTTGCAGGAAAGGATGAAAGGGCTGGTCTATCGGCTCCGTGCCCCGATACGAGACCTCGAGCTGCAAGGCCGCAGGGTCGAGGATCTGCAGAGAAGAGCCAGCATGGCCATGCGGGGTCGCCTGGATACGGCGGCGTCGCGCCTTCGTTTCTGCTGCGGGCGGTTGGAATCCCTGTCACCCCTGCGGACCCTTGCCCGGGGGTACGCTATTGTCAGACCGGAAACGGGAGGGTTGCCGGTGAGTGACGCCGACCGGCTGAAAAAAGGGGACCGCCTCGCCATCAGCTTCGCCCGGGGCCGGGCCCTTGCAGTGGTCGAGGAGGTCAACAGGACAGGTTTTCCGGGAAAAGGGTTGACGGATGCCGGCCCGGATGCCGATAATTCATAA
- a CDS encoding polyprenyl synthetase family protein, translated as MELKTYLDECRQKVDAALDRFLPAEDTLPQKLHQAIRYSVFAGGKRIRPILMMSACQAVGGDAGRVLPAACAMEMIHTYSLIHDDLPAMDDDDFRRGRPTCHKVYGEALAILAGDALLTEAFRLLSSPPEQDKVPGATVCRVLNIIALAAGSKGMVGGQVVDMESEGRDIDLPTLEYIHTRKTGALILASVQAGALLGGAGSESFEALSDYAEAAGLAFQVADDILDIVGDQAVLGKDVGSDAARGKATYPALLGLETARERARELRDLAIEALCGFDHRADPLREIAHYIVNRSF; from the coding sequence ATGGAACTCAAAACCTACCTCGACGAGTGCCGCCAGAAGGTCGATGCGGCGCTGGACCGATTTCTTCCGGCGGAAGATACCCTGCCTCAGAAACTGCACCAGGCCATTCGCTATTCGGTTTTTGCCGGCGGCAAGCGCATCCGTCCGATTCTCATGATGTCGGCCTGCCAGGCCGTCGGCGGTGATGCGGGGCGGGTTCTGCCGGCGGCCTGTGCCATGGAGATGATCCACACCTATTCCCTGATTCACGATGACCTGCCGGCCATGGATGACGATGATTTTCGCCGCGGACGTCCCACCTGTCACAAGGTGTATGGGGAGGCCCTTGCCATTCTGGCCGGGGACGCACTCCTGACGGAAGCCTTCCGGCTTCTGTCCTCGCCCCCCGAGCAGGACAAGGTGCCTGGCGCTACGGTGTGCCGTGTCCTCAATATCATCGCCCTCGCCGCCGGGTCGAAAGGCATGGTTGGGGGACAGGTGGTCGATATGGAATCGGAGGGGCGTGACATAGATCTGCCGACATTGGAGTATATTCATACCCGCAAGACCGGGGCCCTCATCCTGGCTTCGGTGCAGGCAGGGGCTCTGCTGGGGGGGGCCGGCTCCGAATCGTTCGAGGCCCTGTCCGACTATGCCGAAGCCGCAGGACTGGCCTTTCAGGTGGCCGACGACATTCTGGACATCGTCGGCGACCAGGCCGTGCTGGGCAAGGATGTCGGCAGCGACGCAGCTCGCGGCAAGGCGACCTATCCGGCACTTCTCGGTCTTGAAACCGCCAGGGAACGGGCCCGGGAACTTCGGGACCTGGCCATCGAAGCTCTCTGCGGTTTCGATCATCGGGCCGATCCCCTGCGGGAAATCGCCCATTATATTGTCAACCGGTCTTTCTGA
- a CDS encoding alpha/beta fold hydrolase, with the protein MKVVQLKDGRRLAYREAGRGRPLVLLHGWSLSAAVFTEVLPAMADNFRVMAPDLRGHGGTENGSGYLLDDFVDDLRQWLDALGITECDLLGWSLGGQVAMRLCTLLPARVGRLLLVSTTPRFLAEEEAGWIYGLPKGQVKAMERGLRRRYRETLEDFFNRQFGSDELSAKRREQVLAFSFNGDEGGIPEVEVAQAALHTLCSGDLRAELIGLKMPALVLHGERDEIIPVAAGRYLADHLPNAIFAGLNSAGHAPFLTRLDRCCDIFREFLQA; encoded by the coding sequence ATGAAAGTCGTGCAACTGAAGGATGGCCGCCGTCTGGCTTACCGTGAGGCCGGCCGGGGGAGGCCGCTCGTGCTGCTTCACGGCTGGTCTCTGTCTGCGGCGGTTTTCACCGAGGTCCTGCCGGCCATGGCGGACAATTTTCGGGTTATGGCCCCCGACCTTCGCGGGCATGGGGGTACTGAAAACGGTTCCGGATACCTGCTGGACGATTTCGTCGACGATCTGCGGCAATGGCTCGACGCTCTCGGCATTACTGAATGCGATCTGCTGGGATGGTCCCTTGGAGGCCAGGTGGCGATGCGCCTCTGTACTCTTTTACCTGCCCGGGTCGGACGCCTGCTGCTGGTCAGCACGACTCCGCGGTTCCTGGCCGAGGAGGAGGCAGGCTGGATCTACGGGCTGCCAAAGGGTCAGGTCAAAGCTATGGAGCGGGGGCTGCGCCGCCGTTACCGGGAGACTCTGGAAGACTTTTTCAATCGGCAGTTCGGGTCCGACGAACTGTCCGCGAAGAGGCGGGAACAGGTCCTGGCGTTCAGCTTCAATGGCGATGAGGGCGGGATACCCGAAGTGGAGGTCGCACAGGCAGCCCTGCATACCCTCTGTTCGGGGGATCTCCGAGCAGAACTGATCGGATTGAAAATGCCTGCTCTGGTTTTGCATGGGGAGCGGGATGAAATCATACCGGTTGCGGCCGGCCGGTACCTGGCGGATCATCTGCCGAACGCAATCTTTGCCGGTCTGAACAGTGCCGGCCACGCTCCTTTTTTGACCAGGCTCGACAGGTGTTGCGACATTTTCAGGGAATTTCTGCAGGCATGA
- a CDS encoding ParA family protein, translated as MQHPYVITVSSEKGGVGKTTLATNLAIYLKALHEDLPVTLFSFDNHFSVDRMFRIGRGQPRGSVKDLFSSARIEDLVETGQYGVQFLSSSQELETISRNLDDVSCLARTLASADLPGIVIIDTRPAMDIFTRNAVFAADRVIVPVKDAPSLENCRHLQQFCEKQGLSKSILRLIPCLIDSRIRYSGPFKDAYQLLKAYAINRGYRCLEGYIAKSPKVESLNTNPEGKIYPILTHGRGTNVHLQFSHLARQVILDFRACQKPRIARYSQALQERAESRQEIFCSLRSSLHDRCLICGNPLPDLSAETGPLYYAETSDSRKAGFIEEDCFADLVFRHFYNSDKEIPPASPLRELFRESSRRSYFAIAPFDTGQGYDPARAVFCRLDDQGQDVSKKVLELKEFQTRFLSRERTRLFQLAAETLLDDKGTPSGRLLLVRRVERREPEEILGGELRSHFERVMAAVIGRLSGHPAIPVIERSESLRPDFAES; from the coding sequence ATGCAGCATCCCTATGTGATTACCGTTTCCAGTGAAAAGGGCGGGGTCGGCAAAACCACCCTGGCCACCAATCTGGCGATCTACCTCAAGGCTCTCCATGAGGATCTCCCGGTCACACTGTTCAGCTTCGACAACCATTTTTCCGTGGACCGGATGTTCCGCATCGGCCGAGGCCAGCCCCGCGGCAGCGTGAAGGACCTGTTTTCCTCAGCCCGCATCGAAGATCTCGTCGAAACCGGGCAATACGGGGTCCAGTTCCTCTCCTCCAGCCAGGAACTCGAAACCATCAGCAGAAACCTGGATGATGTCTCCTGTCTGGCCAGGACCCTGGCGTCCGCCGACCTTCCCGGTATCGTCATCATCGATACGCGGCCTGCCATGGACATTTTTACCCGCAACGCCGTCTTCGCGGCGGACCGGGTTATTGTGCCGGTCAAGGATGCCCCCTCGCTGGAGAACTGCAGGCACCTGCAGCAATTCTGCGAGAAGCAAGGCCTTTCCAAAAGCATTCTGCGGCTGATCCCCTGTCTGATCGACTCAAGAATCCGCTACTCCGGGCCCTTCAAGGATGCCTACCAGTTGCTCAAAGCCTATGCCATCAATCGGGGCTATCGATGCCTGGAGGGGTATATCGCAAAAAGCCCCAAGGTGGAATCGCTGAATACCAACCCGGAAGGGAAAATCTATCCGATTCTGACTCATGGCCGTGGCACCAATGTCCATCTCCAGTTCAGCCATCTCGCCCGTCAGGTGATCCTCGACTTCAGGGCCTGCCAGAAACCCAGGATCGCCAGGTACAGCCAGGCCCTTCAGGAACGGGCGGAATCACGGCAGGAGATCTTCTGTTCCCTCCGCTCCAGCCTGCACGACAGATGTCTCATCTGTGGCAACCCGCTGCCGGACTTGTCAGCCGAAACCGGGCCCCTCTATTACGCGGAAACCTCCGACAGCCGCAAGGCCGGCTTTATTGAGGAAGACTGTTTCGCCGATCTGGTTTTTCGCCATTTCTACAATTCGGACAAGGAGATTCCTCCTGCAAGTCCTCTGCGTGAACTGTTCAGGGAATCCTCCCGGCGCTCCTATTTTGCCATTGCCCCTTTTGATACCGGCCAGGGGTATGATCCCGCCAGGGCAGTTTTCTGCCGATTGGACGATCAGGGCCAGGACGTATCGAAAAAGGTTCTCGAGCTGAAGGAGTTCCAGACCCGCTTTCTTTCCAGGGAAAGGACCAGACTTTTCCAGTTGGCGGCGGAAACCCTCCTGGATGACAAGGGGACTCCTTCCGGACGGTTGCTGCTGGTCAGACGGGTCGAGCGAAGGGAACCTGAAGAGATCCTGGGCGGCGAACTGCGCAGCCACTTCGAACGGGTCATGGCAGCCGTCATTGGACGACTGTCCGGCCATCCCGCCATTCCCGTTATCGAGAGATCCGAGTCACTCCGGCCGGATTTCGCGGAATCATGA
- a CDS encoding methyltransferase domain-containing protein yields MIGNQVDFRRVRRQFSGSAGSYDHHAEVQKAVVERLASMIAAQGPPAGPVVDIGTGTGLLAARLNNTWPQVSLILSDLSHDMTRSACERVGCGNGTDADCQTLPFATASIGLVASSSVFQWLEDLRPAFIEIARVLKPGGRFAFALFGSGTLCELQYSYRVAASEAGRQVCHLHTFPDAEIVLSAMREAGFEHPELHQETLVEYHGEVTELLRSLKNIGAANASPLRPRGLASRRIMHRMMARYRQQYAGERGIPATYEVIYGFGVKSVRSEE; encoded by the coding sequence ATGATCGGCAATCAGGTGGATTTTCGCAGAGTTCGCCGGCAGTTTTCCGGCAGTGCCGGCAGTTACGACCATCACGCCGAGGTGCAGAAGGCGGTTGTTGAAAGATTGGCATCCATGATCGCGGCACAGGGACCACCGGCCGGACCGGTCGTCGATATCGGCACCGGCACGGGTCTGCTGGCGGCTCGCCTCAATAACACATGGCCCCAGGTTTCCCTGATACTGTCCGACCTGTCTCACGACATGACCCGATCAGCCTGTGAACGAGTGGGATGCGGCAACGGGACGGATGCCGATTGCCAGACCCTGCCGTTCGCCACGGCGAGTATCGGTCTGGTCGCCTCCTCTTCGGTCTTTCAATGGCTCGAGGACCTTCGGCCGGCTTTCATTGAAATTGCCCGAGTTCTCAAGCCAGGCGGCAGGTTCGCCTTTGCCCTGTTCGGTTCAGGGACTTTGTGCGAATTGCAGTATTCCTACCGTGTCGCAGCAAGTGAAGCGGGTCGGCAGGTTTGTCATTTGCATACCTTCCCCGATGCTGAAATTGTCCTATCGGCGATGCGGGAGGCCGGATTCGAACATCCTGAACTGCACCAGGAGACGCTGGTGGAGTATCATGGAGAGGTGACCGAACTGCTCAGAAGTCTGAAGAACATCGGTGCTGCAAATGCCAGCCCCTTACGGCCGCGGGGACTGGCATCACGAAGGATCATGCACAGGATGATGGCCCGCTATCGACAGCAATATGCAGGCGAACGAGGCATCCCGGCGACGTACGAGGTTATTTACGGGTTCGGGGTAAAATCGGTGAGGAGTGAGGAGTGA
- a CDS encoding class I SAM-dependent rRNA methyltransferase, with amino-acid sequence MKQLFLRQGHDRRIRSGHPWIFSNEIDRIDGQVEPGDAVQIRSASGEVFGVGYYNPRSLIAARLLGEPGETIDSPEFFRTRLQKAADYRNSLYGNRAAVRLVYGEADGLPGLVVDRYNQVLVVQFLTLGMEQRREAILAGLNEVFQPEAIVARNNVAVRELEGLPQEVEVLQGELPDPLIITEHGLRFHVDVLHGQKTGHFLDQKENHQALKGRVENRRVLDLFCYSGSWSIHAARFGAREVTGVDISRGAVDLAGMNARLNFQETVCSFLQADVFELLKELQHSGERYGTVILDPPAFVKNKKRIQEAIRGYLTINRRAMELLEPGGYLFTCSCSHHLDRETFLHTLTTAARQAGRPFRLMETRGQAYDHPVLLNCPETEYLKCIVLQAV; translated from the coding sequence ATGAAGCAGCTTTTTCTTCGACAGGGCCACGATCGACGGATCCGCAGCGGCCATCCCTGGATTTTCAGCAACGAAATCGACAGGATCGATGGGCAGGTCGAACCGGGGGATGCCGTGCAGATCCGCAGTGCCTCGGGGGAGGTCTTCGGCGTCGGCTATTACAATCCCCGGTCCCTGATCGCCGCCCGACTCCTGGGCGAACCCGGCGAAACGATCGACAGCCCGGAATTTTTCCGGACACGCCTGCAGAAAGCCGCCGACTATCGGAACAGCCTCTACGGCAACCGGGCCGCAGTGCGCCTGGTCTACGGCGAAGCGGACGGACTGCCCGGCCTGGTCGTCGATCGCTACAATCAGGTGCTGGTCGTCCAGTTTTTGACCCTCGGCATGGAACAACGCAGGGAAGCCATCCTGGCCGGCCTTAACGAAGTCTTCCAGCCGGAGGCCATTGTCGCCCGCAATAACGTCGCGGTGCGGGAACTGGAAGGACTTCCCCAAGAAGTGGAAGTCCTTCAGGGCGAACTGCCCGACCCCCTGATCATCACCGAACACGGACTGCGTTTTCATGTGGACGTCCTTCATGGACAGAAAACCGGCCATTTCCTCGATCAGAAGGAAAATCACCAGGCGCTCAAGGGGCGGGTGGAAAATCGCAGGGTTCTCGACCTTTTCTGCTATTCGGGCAGCTGGTCGATTCACGCCGCCCGGTTCGGTGCTCGTGAGGTCACCGGTGTCGATATTTCCCGGGGGGCTGTCGATCTGGCCGGGATGAACGCCCGCCTGAATTTCCAGGAAACCGTATGCTCCTTTCTCCAGGCCGACGTCTTTGAACTGCTGAAGGAGCTGCAGCATTCCGGTGAACGCTATGGAACGGTCATCCTCGATCCGCCCGCTTTCGTCAAGAACAAGAAGCGCATTCAGGAAGCGATTCGAGGCTATCTGACCATCAATCGCCGTGCCATGGAACTTCTGGAACCGGGCGGCTATCTCTTCACCTGCTCCTGCTCGCATCATCTCGATCGGGAAACCTTCCTCCACACCCTGACAACCGCTGCGCGCCAGGCCGGCCGCCCGTTCCGGCTTATGGAGACCCGTGGCCAGGCCTACGATCACCCGGTCCTGCTCAACTGCCCGGAAACCGAATATCTCAAGTGCATCGTTCTGCAGGCAGTTTAG